GCTCCATGTACAGCGTCGGGTTGATCGGCGCGGTGCCGTCGTTGGTCACGTCGAAGCGCGTGTCGATCACGTAGCTGCCGCGCTTGAAGACGTAGGTCTTGGCCAGCTTGGCGCCGCCCTTGTCGGCGGTGAGCGTGAGCGACACTTCGCCGCCGGTGCCCAGGTCACGCGGGCCGGTGGACGCCGCGAACACCGTGGTGTGGTTCGGGAAGTCGCCGCCGATCAGGCCCGAGCGGGCCAGGTAGGTGCGCTCCAGGCTGCGGTCGAACAGCACCATCGGGTTGCCGTCGTGGTCCTTCTGCGTCAGCAGTTCGAGCTTGGTGAGGCTGGCACCGGCCGTATCCACCGTCGCGCGGATCACGTCCGTCGTGACGACGATCTTTTCCGAGGCAAGCGCCTGCGAAGCGGCGCCGGTGGCCGGGGCAGCCTGGCTGCCGGCGGCGGCCGGCGTGGCGGCGGACTTGGGCACATCGCCCGCAGGCGTGCCGCCCGGCGCGGCGGCGGTCGTCGTGGCCGTCTGCGGCGTCGGGAAGAACATCGACTGGTGGCCGTTCGCGCGTTGCCAGTTGTCGAACAGCAGGACAACCGACAGCGAGAAGATCACCCAGAGAATGGTGCGTTTGATATCCATGTCGGATTACGGTCTGGGAAGGTGAATCGACGGCCGCGGCGCCGGCGCGTCGGCTGCGGTCGTCCCGGCCGATGCGGAATCGGTGGAACGAGGCGCAGCGTCGCCGGAGGCGGGCGGCACAGGATCATACCCGCCTTGTGCGAACGGATGACAGCGGCACAGGCGTTTTGCCGCAAGGTAGCTGCCGCGCGCCGGCCCGTGGGTGAGCACGGCGTCGCGTGCGTAGTCGGAACAGGTCGGCAGGAAGCGGCATTGCGCGCCAACGAAGGGGCTGAACGCCACCTTGTAGACACGCAGCAGGAACAGCAGCACGCGCGTCATGGCGCGGCTCCGTCGGCGGCGGCCGGCGCGACGGCGGGAGCGGAAGCCGGCGGGGCCGGCAGCGGGCGCGCTGCGATCCCGAACAGGTACGAAAGCTCTTCGCGGCAGAGGCGCTTGAAGGCGGCCACGGTGGGCACGTCCCCGCGCGGGAACTTGGTATGCAAGCGGATCAGCACGTCGCGGCCGCCCAGGGTGGCCTGCCGCAGGCGGAACAGCTCGCGGCACTGGCGCTTGATCAGGTTGCGCTCGACAGCGCGACGGGCGAACTTCTTGCCGATCACGATCCCCAGGCGCGCCTGGGGATGCCCGTTGGCCCGCACATAGAGCACAAAGTGACGGCTGCGCCGGACAGGCCGCAAAGCAAAAACGGATGAGAACTCATCCGTTTTCACCAGCCTTGCGGCCTTGGGGTAGGCGTGCGGGCCCATCGCAGGATTGCCGCAGAAGCCGTTGGCGGCAGCCATGCGGCCACCGCTCGGCGCGCGGCAGTCTTAGATGGCCAGGCGCTTGCGGCCCTTGGCGCGGCGTGCGTTCAGCACGGCACGGCCACCGCGGGTCTTCATGCGGACACGGAAACCGTGGGTGCGCTTGCGACGGGTAACGGAAGGTTGATAGGTACGTTTCATGATGCACTCTCTGGT
The sequence above is drawn from the Ralstonia solanacearum K60 genome and encodes:
- the yidD gene encoding membrane protein insertion efficiency factor YidD, encoding MTRVLLFLLRVYKVAFSPFVGAQCRFLPTCSDYARDAVLTHGPARGSYLAAKRLCRCHPFAQGGYDPVPPASGDAAPRSTDSASAGTTAADAPAPRPSIHLPRP
- the rnpA gene encoding ribonuclease P protein component, producing the protein MGPHAYPKAARLVKTDEFSSVFALRPVRRSRHFVLYVRANGHPQARLGIVIGKKFARRAVERNLIKRQCRELFRLRQATLGGRDVLIRLHTKFPRGDVPTVAAFKRLCREELSYLFGIAARPLPAPPASAPAVAPAAADGAAP
- the rpmH gene encoding 50S ribosomal protein L34; this translates as MKRTYQPSVTRRKRTHGFRVRMKTRGGRAVLNARRAKGRKRLAI